The following proteins are encoded in a genomic region of Methanofollis fontis:
- a CDS encoding ABC transporter substrate-binding protein — MHSKIGGALLVLVLACAVCLAGCTGSEGSETQGPENSGVTETPVYVVGVDGEYPPYSYIQKDGSITGLDVESIQWIAEQKGFEVTIQPMAWDGIIPALQQGKIDMVYSGMTITPERQEQVNFSIPYLTINQSFAVHDDSSVTMDDIMAGKVVIGAQRGTTGAFWVEENLIANGTMPKENLKLYDSFPLVITDLQNQRIDASVYDRPPHMKAIEGKPLHIVGEIYTGEEYGVAIRKEDTGLLITVNEGLAELMASPKWQELLTKYEMD, encoded by the coding sequence ATGCATTCCAAGATTGGTGGTGCCCTGCTGGTCCTCGTTCTTGCATGTGCAGTCTGTCTTGCAGGCTGTACCGGGAGCGAGGGTTCAGAGACTCAGGGTCCAGAGAACAGCGGCGTTACCGAAACGCCGGTGTATGTGGTCGGTGTCGACGGCGAATATCCTCCCTATTCCTACATCCAGAAGGACGGGAGCATCACCGGGCTTGATGTCGAGTCGATCCAGTGGATCGCCGAACAGAAGGGCTTTGAAGTGACGATCCAGCCGATGGCATGGGACGGGATCATCCCGGCACTCCAGCAGGGCAAGATCGACATGGTCTACTCAGGCATGACGATCACCCCGGAGCGGCAGGAGCAGGTGAACTTTTCCATCCCCTACCTGACGATCAACCAGTCGTTTGCCGTCCATGACGACTCGTCTGTCACGATGGACGACATCATGGCCGGGAAGGTCGTGATCGGTGCCCAGCGCGGGACCACCGGCGCCTTCTGGGTCGAGGAGAACCTGATCGCCAACGGCACGATGCCCAAGGAGAACCTGAAACTCTATGACAGCTTCCCGCTTGTCATCACTGATCTCCAGAACCAGCGGATCGATGCCTCGGTCTATGACCGCCCGCCGCACATGAAGGCGATCGAGGGCAAACCGCTCCACATCGTCGGTGAGATCTACACTGGAGAGGAGTACGGCGTCGCCATCCGCAAGGAGGACACCGGGCTGCTCATCACGGTCAACGAAGGGCTTGCCGAACTGATGGCATCCCCGAAATGGCAGGAACTCCTGACCAAGTACGAGATGGACTAG